Proteins from one Candidatus Neomarinimicrobiota bacterium genomic window:
- a CDS encoding fumarylacetoacetate hydrolase family protein, giving the protein MSHQVQYADGESEPESRDVGTIYCVGKNYLPHIQELQSKIPDAPVIFTKPTSALVGPDTVLTFPIEKGVVHHEVEIVLLIGQTGRRINKEEAWNHIDGYALGIDFTLRQLQSDLREKGLPWLLCKGFDHSAGITKFLPIPSQDKFNQTEFWLKLNGKNRQTGLVSDMVFDIPTIITFLSRTITLEEGDLIYTGTPAGVSRVRTHDEITIGIDGVLEETFTVG; this is encoded by the coding sequence ATGAGTCATCAGGTTCAATACGCAGACGGAGAGTCCGAACCAGAATCCAGAGATGTGGGAACCATCTATTGCGTCGGGAAAAATTATCTCCCGCATATCCAGGAGTTGCAGAGCAAGATCCCGGACGCGCCGGTGATCTTCACCAAGCCAACGTCGGCGCTGGTCGGCCCGGATACGGTTTTGACGTTTCCCATCGAAAAGGGCGTCGTCCACCACGAGGTGGAGATTGTGCTCCTTATAGGCCAAACCGGCAGGCGCATCAACAAGGAAGAGGCGTGGAATCATATCGATGGATACGCGCTGGGCATCGATTTTACGCTCAGGCAGTTACAGTCGGATTTACGTGAAAAAGGTCTCCCGTGGCTGCTTTGCAAGGGATTTGACCACTCCGCCGGAATCACGAAGTTCCTGCCGATTCCATCACAGGATAAATTTAATCAGACGGAATTCTGGCTCAAACTCAACGGGAAGAACCGGCAAACCGGGCTCGTGAGTGACATGGTATTCGATATCCCGACGATTATTACCTTTCTCTCACGGACAATTACCCTCGAAGAGGGGGATCTTATTTATACCGGTACTCCCGCGGGAGTGAGCAGGGTTCGTACTCATGATGAAATCACAATTGGTATTGATGGTGTGTTGGAGGAGACGTTTACTGTAGGTTAA